atatctctcttcgtttcggagaccaccatccccttggactactccgatctgctgaacaaactgtgcattgttctgcctcctgcaaacacacttgctagattgcgactccacgtcaatacagcccccgttgcaccactcaaggcctagcaacatgctgaactcgttgcacacttcagcctcctacggacgtatccttcacatgccgaagagaaagtttcagtgctccatggtgccgagtttcggtcgccttgggatggccacgaacattccatcgtcggcatacaagcccatgcatgagtaccgaattctttgagttagcaattcccctcacctctgtgagttttgcacaactctttcggtcgctgagcaactccttccaccttggatggtctcattctttaccaagcgcctcgcttgccttgagcaccatcaagtatagttgtcaacgttgagccatagctcaaactcagccatcccaacctttgtgcgctccgcattcttccaagcttgtctattctcgtggtgcctcttgcgcgaagggttggccattcctctgaatgccaatctcagatgctcgctcctcggaccgactccttttccctacatctccatgcccgttttcccccaaacggtcgcacgtgtgctgattgccctcaacgcagccccgctaggtcccccacgttttgcatgctaagtgtttctatgagtgcttgtcccgctctgataccatctgtcacggacttagctggttttgcctaagtcgtgcggcatccttgcgtgtccgtccgcaaaggtcagcctccccgaagcctcccatgtcccttaggacccacaaaagagagaacgggttagaggaaACGCcttattcgggatccacaagcaaacatctccgaaaaacactttatagacaatgcaaattacaaacagactttacaagctctgaaccgttgcacaacaaagggtaaaatgatccattatagaccgaactaAAATTGGActaataagccttcggctgtccctctacatgctagtcaaagtatgaacataccaaaagacacggatatacataagcattacatcaaacatcctgtttagaattttgtccgtgacagtacgtAGCTTATACCTTGCTTTTCACAAGGACATATTTTAGGTCTTCCATGTTCTGTGGTAGCATCTAATGTGAAAGAAAAAATGACATCTTGTAATTATCATTTGAAACAATTACCACCTCCCTTCCTCGGCTTTTTCATTTTCTTCTGACCTCTTGGTTTGAATTTTGTGAGGCACAATCTATGTTAGAATTCAGTCAACCTGGTGGTTTTCTTGacatctttgttttttttttccgctTCTACCAAATACGATGATATATTTTGTCTCAATTGAGTAGGAGATGACGCTGGAGGAGTATGAGAAACTGAGGGAGGAGAAAAGAAAAGCCTTACTTGCACTGAAGAATGAAGAAAGGAAGGTTGAAATTGATGAGGAATTGCAGTCCATGAAGCAACTCTCGGTGAAGAAAGGAAATGATGATGTTTTTGTTAAGTTGGTAATGCCCCATGGCTTTTTACATATTTCTTTATAAATCATATATGCATCTCTTTTGATACAACATTGATCTCATAGGGTTCGGATAAGGACacaggaaaaaagaaagaaaatgctgaTCGGGATGAAAGGAGCAAAAAGGTATATAGTTACTGCTTATCAGATTGAATATAGTAGCCTTAAGCTTTTTTTTTTAGTCTGATGACACTTCTTCCTTGGTAGTCCATGCGCATCACTGAGTTTCTGAAGCCGGCTGAAGGAGAGCGATACTATAGTCCAGCTGGCCGTGGTCGTGGGAGGGGACGAGGCGGCCGTGGACACTACGGAGGTGGTTTTGGTGGTGGGGTTTCGACTTTCCCAACTGCTGCTCCATCAATCGAGGATCCCGGGCAGTTCCCTACTCTTGGTGGGAAGTAAGAGGGATGAACGTCGCTCCCATCAGTACATCTCCACTATTCGTATTCTCAGTCAGTTCCCTACTCTTGGTGGGAAGTAAGAGGGATGAACGTCGCTCCCATCAGTACATCTCCACTATTCGTATTCTCAGTCAGTTTCTGATTCATGGGTCGTGAGAATTCAGTACAATAATTGATGCATCCAGTTTTTTTGTTTTACTTTTCTGATGTTATGTATGCGTGAGCCATGAGTCGTCAAAGTTATTACTGATGATGTCCAGGGCCTTCGTTAATTGCTATGAACTGCCCACCTCGATTTTGTCATTCTTGGATTTCTGAATTAAACTTTCTTAATCTTCTGAAGTTGCTGCGGGGGTATCTGTTCTTCAAATTGGGTCCATAATGTTTGTTTCACTTCAATTCATCGTTATGTATTCTATCGCTCTGCAGTCGTTGAAATAATGGTTTCACTCAGGCTTCCGATCGAACACCTGGTGAGCATCGGTGGAAAGATAACAGAAGTTTGAGGAGTTTGGTACTAGCAACCATCTCGGACATCTATATTTGCAATCATCCTTCGCAAACCCTTACGTGGCCGAACTGGAAAGGTAAGTGCATCAACAATATTCATCTAGTACTTGAGAACCCCATTGATCTTGATGCCACCTGAGATATATCATCGATCAGAAATCAATATATGACACACAAAAACAATGTTGTTTTAGCTATGTTGCCCTTCATGTGAATCCACCACAGCCAAAAATGTTTTTGACTTTTacagaacaaaaacaaaaagtaaAAACACTGCTGGCAAAGAAGAGATTGCTATTGATAGTATCTTTATACCCCATACAAGCTGTCTATCAGAAAACACACGAAAACATTTAAAAACAACATCTAAAAAACATCACGATCGTGCATCTTGATTGCATCACTCCATGCCATCGACACCAATTGTAACATAGTACAATCTTCAAACAGAGAAAGACATGAAAGCCGGAGTGATGCGGAGCAACTTAGGTTCATAGTCTCATTCAGAAAACACCTTCTTGGCCCATACAACCTCCCACAACAATTACGATGGGAGTATGGAAGAATTCATCACTTCCATGTTAACCGTATTATTATTGTTCACTAAAGCATCAAACGCCTGAGAAGATCTGCTAGCCCATCACACCACATATTCCCTACCACTGAGAAAGATGAAGTGCACTGCTTCATCGATTATAATGCATGCTTCCCCTTCTATATCAGTCATAAAGGTACACTTTTGATTGCAGATCAATATCTGGCCTCCACCATTGGTGTATACCATGTGCATGCTTGAAGTCTGGAGCCGGACTTGAATTTACAGTCAGATTTGCTGATGGAAGGAGGTGCAATGACTCTGACTCCACTCCAAAAGCACTTAAAAACAGATCTTTGACAGAGTTCTGTGTTGCCAACTTCCCAATATTTCCTGCTCCAATTTCCTCCATCTTTTTGCGATGATCAAAATAACCAACATAAGATGAGCAGACGTCATCAGCCTGGTTTACAAAAAGATACGGAACCCATGATGACAACTTTGTAAATGAGTCTGACTTGTGACCAGGGCCTTTCACGGCCAAAGTGAGTCCAGCAGTTATAAAGCTGCTTGCGATGCGAATTCCCTGCTTAACCTTCTTATCTTTTATCCTCTCAATTGGTGCTGAGACAAATGGTGGATTAAAGAGAAAAGCCTTGAGATTCATACTCTCCTTAGCCATAATTTTCCCAGCAAGTGTCACCATGGCTGCCCCCAGAGAATGACCGGCGATCCATACATTTTGATGTCCAAAAGCTGAAACTAGGGCACGAACAGCCTGCATTGCTATTTCAAACCGAGATGTCTGATGGAGGCCATTTCTGAGAAGATGTAAGTCCAGTTTAACATCCCGAGAAACAGATTCTTTCTTTGTGATGGTACCTCGAAAGACTATCACAAATCTTGGAGCTTTATTAACTGTAGAATTTTGGAAGCCTACAGGAGGTCTATATTCATAAATGGCACCAAAGATGGAGAAATCAGAATCATCAATTAGTTTACGGATTACTTCAAAATGGAAGCTTTCCCACCAAGGAGGCGCACGAGCTTCTGAACCTTGACGGTTTTGTTGTCTATCGCGTTCTAGAACATATGCACCTTGAACCAAACTGGCTGCAACTGATCTTTGGTAATGTAGGCAGTTCCTGCTCAAAACAATCTTATAATCAATTTAAAATCCTAACAAGTTGAACAGCTAAGAAAGTTGTTAAGATTGTTGAGAAATTGACGAGAATGTATAGCTGACTCATCATTACTAGCAATTCTGGTTTCATGCAGGCAAGCTGCTGCTTCCAATCTAAACTAATGCGGGGTTCTTGGACTTATTTTGGTTAACTTCATTAACTAGGAATTGCTATTTGATCTTCTATTATATAAATTCTCGAAGAACTGCTTATTTGTTGAGACAATACCATATGAAGAGCTAATGTGAGGATGAGGAACTACCAGATTTGCTCACATGCATACACCATGCCATGGAGTAGAAGGTTCCATGCTACAATTCATAAATTTGTACTGGATTCATGGGGAAGCTCAAATAAATAGGGGATCTTTTCTTGTTAAGGCAACCTACAAACAAAGAAAGACTCCTGAATCATCCCACTAATAACCAATACTTTATTCTTCCTTTACTTTTTAACTTCTGTTTTATAAAAATGTGGACAAAATGAAAAAAGTGAGTTCTTTTATAATGCAGAATGGTCAAGAACTACATATATATGATGCAGaagaattttgattttaatttaacCAGGTTGTTAAAAGTACTTGTTCTTACGTAAACAATGAAATCTATGAATGTAacaactttcattgcaaactgaaaAGGCTCAGACTAAGTTTAGGACCATGTAAGTACCAACTGTTTCTTGAGAAATggtgaaaaaaaatttaaatagtcGAAGCCATTAAAAACTCATAATTttggtagcaaaaaaaaaaaaaatcttacgtCCCTTATTGTATGTGGCAATAAAATTTAACCAAGCCAATTTAGATAAGGGTCACAAGGTCACAAGGTTGATTACACATACGTGACAAATGTTTTAAAATTTACTTGGTTAAATTTTATTGCCACATACAATAAGGGAGGTAAGATATATATTTTGCTACCAAAGTTATGAGTGTTTAATGGCTTTGACTATTAAACACTGATAGGTTGATTGTTGATCACTGAGGCTCAGCTACAaaatttagtgatgagatatgATCAGTTGGTTCCAATGAGCAGGGTGCTGTCTATCTACTGAATTACAAACCTTTATTTAAACGGTAATCAGCCAGTGAAAGATGGGAAAAATACTATGCATTTTCACTAATTTTCATTTCTTTCCATTTACAAGTGGTGATCCTATCCTATATTACTGTGGAAGAAGCTATTTCTTCATCCACCTTTGCTTTTCAGAATGGTGGATTTACCATTCCCGCAGGTTTCAACATGGTTTATCCTTATTCTGTGGCTATCATTCTAATGTAATATTTTTGCCAAACTGTATCATTTCGAGATGTGTTTCCGAGTGTCTTGGGATGTTGGTGGTGATACATGTTGACTTTCCAGTTCAGCAAAAGTTTCTCCACTATTGTAACCTACATGTAATCGACAAGAAGGATATAAATACATTATCAGTGGTCGATCCAGGAGTGAAGGTTACCTGGAACGTGATTTTAATTTGAACTcaataaaaataaacaaattgCCCATTTGGTCTGTTTTATTTCCACCCAGTCTTACGCTCCTTTTGATCATCCAAGGTTGCATGACCAAGTTTCTCTTGGACAAATTCAGGAACTTAGGACATATTCAGGAGTGTTTGAGGCATATTTACCTAGATCATGTACTAATGAATAAAATTTCATCAAAAATACattgaataaaatttcaaatcctCGATCTTTAGTAAGTGGGTCCGATACACTACATTGGatgtaaaaatatttttcaaactctCAACCTTTGATAAATGCTTCCAGATATATTCATCCTTCAGCATATAAATTGTGGTTCAAGTATGATTAAATCATTTTTAACCATGGAATGGTCAGATGGTTGTCCTCATCTTTTATTTCAGTTTAGACCATTCTTGAAGCAATCCAGGAGACATGCAACAATTGACGGTCTACCAGGCTCTAGGCAACAAACTACCATGACAACTTGTCCATGTTACACTGGTGTATAAATTTATATAAGAAAGCATCATAAAGTGATAAGGATTTGATGATCAGAAAGTTGAATAGAGCAGTAATTTCCTACAGTTGTGTAGAATGCCATTGTCAAGGAAAGGTTTGCAAAATGTAGAAAAACCGATTGAATTTACCAATTTACTGAGGTCAGATGTATAGGTCCTGAGACCTCAAACACATCCCTTTGTGATGTCATTTTCTTGTCTTAGGTAGTCTTTCAATGATTCACTCAAGTAACTCctgaaagatgaaagaaaaagataagaatcatgataataATGTATATAAACACCCCAAATGGCAACCACAACTACAAGCACTTACTTTGGACACAACTTTATTTTCCAGTATAGATCTAGATAAGCATGTTGATTAAGGACTCAGTATCAAGTTAGCTTCTAAGATTCAACACTAGTGATGCTACATTGGAATAACCTGCATAACAAAAAATACACAACTAACAGATCAGCTACCTTTTCATTTACTCAAGCCAGAATGTGCTTCTTGCTAATGCAGTTGtacaacataaatttacataTGTCCAAATGTAAAGCATGAA
This DNA window, taken from Musa acuminata AAA Group cultivar baxijiao chromosome BXJ3-7, Cavendish_Baxijiao_AAA, whole genome shotgun sequence, encodes the following:
- the LOC103992787 gene encoding GDSL esterase/lipase At4g10955 isoform X3, whose product is MVYACEQIWNCLHYQRSVAASLVQGAYVLERDRQQNRQGSEARAPPWWESFHFEVIRKLIDDSDFSIFGAIYEYRPPVGFQNSTVNKAPRFVIVFRGTITKKESVSRDVKLDLHLLRNGLHQTSRFEIAMQAVRALVSAFGHQNVWIAGHSLGAAMVTLAGKIMAKESMNLKAFLFNPPFVSAPIERIKDKKVKQGIRIASSFITAGLTLAVKGPGHKSDSFTKLSSWVPYLFVNQADDVCSSYVGYFDHRKKMEEIGAGNIGKLATQNSVKDLFLSAFGVESESLHLLPSANLTVNSSPAPDFKHAHGIHQWWRPDIDLQSKVYLYD
- the LOC103992787 gene encoding GDSL esterase/lipase At4g10955 isoform X1 — protein: MTSQRDVFEVSGPIHLTSVNWNCLHYQRSVAASLVQGAYVLERDRQQNRQGSEARAPPWWESFHFEVIRKLIDDSDFSIFGAIYEYRPPVGFQNSTVNKAPRFVIVFRGTITKKESVSRDVKLDLHLLRNGLHQTSRFEIAMQAVRALVSAFGHQNVWIAGHSLGAAMVTLAGKIMAKESMNLKAFLFNPPFVSAPIERIKDKKVKQGIRIASSFITAGLTLAVKGPGHKSDSFTKLSSWVPYLFVNQADDVCSSYVGYFDHRKKMEEIGAGNIGKLATQNSVKDLFLSAFGVESESLHLLPSANLTVNSSPAPDFKHAHGIHQWWRPDIDLQSKVYLYD
- the LOC103992787 gene encoding GDSL esterase/lipase At4g10955 isoform X2, yielding MNCSMEPSTPWHGVCMNCLHYQRSVAASLVQGAYVLERDRQQNRQGSEARAPPWWESFHFEVIRKLIDDSDFSIFGAIYEYRPPVGFQNSTVNKAPRFVIVFRGTITKKESVSRDVKLDLHLLRNGLHQTSRFEIAMQAVRALVSAFGHQNVWIAGHSLGAAMVTLAGKIMAKESMNLKAFLFNPPFVSAPIERIKDKKVKQGIRIASSFITAGLTLAVKGPGHKSDSFTKLSSWVPYLFVNQADDVCSSYVGYFDHRKKMEEIGAGNIGKLATQNSVKDLFLSAFGVESESLHLLPSANLTVNSSPAPDFKHAHGIHQWWRPDIDLQSKVYLYD